From Candidatus Manganitrophus morganii, the proteins below share one genomic window:
- a CDS encoding ABC transporter ATP-binding protein, whose protein sequence is MKTLAIEIKHLTKKYRSGFWLKETESLSDLNLEVEAGSIFGFLGHNGAGKTTTIKLLIGVIHPTSGEAFIFGRPISDITVKREIGFLPESPYFYDYLTGSEFLHFCGQLFGMTAKERAKRVDALVELVGLKGSEGEQMRKYSKGMLQRIGLAQALINDPKLVILDEPMSGLDPVGRKDVRDIILGLKEEGKTVFFSTHVLTDAEMICDQVGIIIKGRLRSKGKLEALLNPKVRSIEVSLTGIAQDGLESLKSFSNTVLQRGGDFLVVLQEEAQLPSIIDWTTKRGGKIVSVVPRRESLEDIFMEEMKGVGR, encoded by the coding sequence ATGAAAACACTCGCCATTGAAATCAAGCATCTTACGAAAAAATATCGATCCGGTTTTTGGCTGAAGGAAACGGAGTCGCTCTCCGATCTCAACCTGGAGGTCGAGGCCGGGAGCATCTTCGGATTTTTGGGACACAACGGGGCGGGGAAGACCACCACGATCAAATTGCTGATCGGCGTCATTCACCCGACTTCGGGAGAGGCCTTCATCTTCGGACGTCCCATTTCGGACATCACGGTCAAGCGGGAAATCGGATTCCTTCCGGAAAGCCCTTACTTTTATGATTACCTGACCGGATCGGAGTTCCTCCACTTTTGCGGTCAGTTGTTCGGGATGACGGCGAAAGAGCGCGCCAAGCGGGTCGATGCTTTGGTAGAACTGGTCGGCCTGAAGGGTTCGGAAGGGGAGCAGATGAGGAAGTATTCCAAGGGAATGCTGCAGCGGATCGGCCTCGCCCAGGCCCTGATCAATGATCCCAAATTGGTCATTTTGGACGAGCCGATGTCGGGACTCGATCCGGTCGGCCGGAAGGATGTCCGCGACATCATTCTTGGTCTGAAAGAGGAGGGGAAGACCGTCTTCTTCAGCACCCATGTCCTGACCGATGCGGAGATGATTTGCGATCAGGTCGGGATCATCATTAAAGGCCGCCTTCGCAGCAAGGGGAAATTGGAGGCATTGTTGAATCCGAAGGTGCGGTCGATCGAGGTCTCCCTGACCGGCATTGCACAGGACGGTCTGGAGTCGCTAAAGTCTTTCTCGAACACCGTTCTCCAACGGGGAGGGGACTTTTTGGTGGTTCTGCAAGAGGAAGCGCAACTTCCTTCCATCATAGATTGGACCACCAAACGGGGGGGGAAGATCGTTTCGGTCGTCCCACGAAGGGAGAGCTTGGAAGACATCTTTATGGAGGAGATGAAGGGGGTGGGTCGCTGA
- a CDS encoding ABC transporter permease — MVAWAIAKNTFKEAVRSKILYSLIFFALVMMGVSLVLDQVTVGQRSKIIMDFGLASINLFGILIAIVVGIGLVYKEIEKRTIYPLLAKPVRRSEFLIGKYFGIVLTLGVEVVLMSFFLFLLMAIYGLSTDSRMFDLGLLAAIFLIFLEMAVIAAVAILFSSFSTPFLSGMFTLAVYVIGHLTEDLKRLGALSGSPALEKMTAFLYYLLPNLENFNIKGEVVYQLPVETGRILLGLLYGLLYIGLLIFFSSMLFQRRDFR; from the coding sequence ATGGTTGCTTGGGCGATTGCAAAGAATACATTTAAAGAGGCGGTTCGAAGCAAGATTCTCTATAGCCTCATTTTCTTTGCCCTGGTGATGATGGGGGTCTCGTTGGTGCTCGATCAGGTGACGGTCGGCCAGCGGAGCAAAATCATTATGGATTTCGGACTTGCCAGCATTAATCTCTTCGGGATTCTCATTGCGATTGTGGTTGGGATCGGCCTGGTCTATAAGGAGATCGAAAAGCGGACGATTTATCCGCTTCTTGCCAAACCGGTGCGACGGAGCGAGTTTTTGATCGGGAAATATTTCGGCATCGTCCTGACGCTCGGCGTCGAGGTGGTATTGATGTCGTTCTTCCTCTTCTTGTTGATGGCGATTTATGGGCTGAGCACCGATTCGCGGATGTTCGATCTTGGATTACTGGCGGCGATCTTTCTCATCTTCCTAGAAATGGCAGTCATTGCGGCGGTCGCGATTCTCTTCTCCTCTTTCTCGACCCCCTTTTTGAGCGGGATGTTTACCTTGGCGGTTTATGTCATCGGCCATTTGACCGAAGACTTGAAAAGGCTCGGCGCCCTTTCGGGGAGCCCTGCTTTGGAAAAAATGACCGCTTTCCTTTATTATCTTCTCCCCAATTTGGAGAATTTTAATATTAAAGGAGAGGTCGTCTATCAGCTTCCGGTCGAAACAGGACGGATCCTCTTGGGCCTGCTGTACGGCCTGCTCTATATCGGCCTGTTGATCTTTTTCTCCTCCATGCTTTTTCAGAGAAGGGATTTCAGATAA